Proteins encoded in a region of the Candidatus Desulfatibia profunda genome:
- a CDS encoding DUF134 domain-containing protein, translating into MPRPKKPRFVSGYPTITAFVPEGVFQTGKVVLSVEGLEALRLSDFDRLDQEMAAQIMEVSRQTYGRILGQARATVAEALVTGKALGIEGGTFEMRGERRHRRRRGRRGF; encoded by the coding sequence ATGCCGAGGCCGAAAAAGCCGAGATTTGTATCAGGATATCCGACGATTACCGCTTTTGTGCCGGAAGGTGTGTTTCAAACAGGCAAGGTTGTTCTTTCGGTGGAAGGACTTGAAGCGCTAAGGCTAAGCGATTTCGATCGCCTTGACCAGGAAATGGCTGCCCAAATAATGGAGGTTTCACGCCAGACCTACGGCCGGATTTTAGGACAAGCCCGCGCAACCGTTGCCGAAGCATTGGTTACCGGCAAGGCTCTCGGAATTGAGGGCGGAACCTTTGAAATGCGGGGGGAACGCCGACACCGCAGGAGAAGGGGGCGCCGGGGATTTTGA